In Lemur catta isolate mLemCat1 chromosome 1, mLemCat1.pri, whole genome shotgun sequence, one DNA window encodes the following:
- the MAP1A gene encoding microtubule-associated protein 1A isoform X1: MRAFLPHPRVHHLLSSPSAHKLLILSGQSLEPGGDLILQSGTYSYQNFAQVLHNPEIAQLLSNRDPGIQAFLTVSCLGEGDWSHLGLYSSQETLHLRLNPEPTLPIMDGVAEFSEYVSETVDVPSPFDLLEPPTSGGFLKLSKPCCYIFPGGRGDSALFAVNGFNILVDGGSDRKSCFWKLVRHLDRIDSVLLTHIGADNLPGINGLLQRKVAELEEEQSQGSSSYSDWVKNLISPELGVVFFNVPDKLRLPDASRKAKRSIEEACLTLQHLNRLGIQAEPLYRVVSNTIEPLTLFHKMGVGRLDMYVLNPVKDSKEMQFLMQKWAGNSKAKTGIVLASGKEAEISVPYLTSITALVVWLPANPTEKIVRVLFPGNAPQNKILEGLEKLRHLDFLRYPVATQKDLAAGPVPTNLKPSKIKQRADSKESLKATTKTAVSKLAKREEVAEEGAKEARSELAKELAKTEKKAKEASEKPPEKPAKPERVRTESSEALKAEKRKLIKDKVGKKHLKEKISKLEEKKDKEKKEIKKERKEFKKDEGRKEEKRDAKREDKRKDTKPEVKKISKPDLKPFTPEVRKTLYKAKAPGRVKIDKSRAARGEKELSSEPRTPPAQKGTVPLPTVSGHRELALSSPEDLTQDFEEMKREERSLLAEQRDTGLVEKPLPLDTTEGAPPSTAIQGIPPSVPGLGQEEHVMKEKEAVPDIPEEQGSKDRGPDSGAETEEEKDTWEEKKQRETERLPDKTEAREESEPEVKEDVIEKAELEEMEEVHPSDEEEEEETKAESFYQKHMQEALKVTPKGREALGGRELGLQGKAPEKETSSFLSSLATPAGATEHVSYIQDETIPGYSETEQTISDEEIHDEPEERPAPPRFQTSTYDLPGPEGPGPFEASQPADSSVPTTSSKGYGAPETELTYPPNMVAAPLAEEEHVSSATSITECDKLSSFATSVAEDQSVASLTAPQTEETGKSSLLLDTVTSIPSSRTEATQGLDYVPSAGTISPTSSLEEDKGFKSPPCEDFSVTGEPEKKGEITGRGLPGDRAIEEEEEMANVEMSDKLCSQYGTPMFGAPGHALHPGEPALGEVEERCLSPDDSTVKMASPPASGPPSATHTPFHQSPVEEKSEPQDFQEVGSWGDTKRTPGVGKEDAAEKTVKPGPEEGTLEEGKMPPPRSPQAQEAPISIVRGHTGYRIQLLSEQDKAIVFETVKAGEPTGPILGEALPGGLRTSPQEPGEPQKDEVLQFPDRSLSPEDAESLSVLSMVSPDTANQEPTPRSPCGLTEQYLHKDLWPEVSPEDTQSLSVSEESPSKETSLDISSKQLSPENLGILQFGELNLGKEEKEPLMQAEDTSHQLAPVSIPEPYAATVSPPLHGTTGYSAQADFTDESPDRKLPASSFSHSIPSGDGKHSPGVITSPGEHILTPDSSLTKSPESLPSPAMEDIAMEWESKVPGLKDRTPQDKDKEPEPKDEVLQQKDKTLEQKDVVVQQKDTAIPKKDEALEEKNKAVKQQDEALEQKGRDLNQKDVVLEQKDKALEPKDKDLEQKDKALDQDKIPEERDKALEQKDTALGQKHKALEPKDKDLEQKDRDSEQKDTALEQKDKALEPKDKDLEHEDRDSEQKDTALEQKDKALGPKEKDLEQKDKVLGQKDMIPEEKDKTLEQKVQDFEHKDKAPEEEVPELKGKALEQTDKAPEQKDKAQEQKDTGSEKEDQALEQKYWALGQKDEALEQNNKAVEQKDKALEEKDKTQREESLAQEDKTTKPEEKILEEKSLEKVKAVEQKEEALQEKTKALGLKESPVLEVKAGEQEEKYWKEQDVVQEWQEISPTRGKPVGEQKEPAPAWEDTAPKQENRYWRGREDVALEEDTYWRELSCERKVWFPHELDGQGARPRYSEERESTFLDEGLEDEQEVPSTEHTPRSPWASDFKDFQEPSPQKGLEVERWLAESPVGLPPEEEDKLTRSPFEIISPPASPPEMVGQRVPSAPGQESPIPEPKPMPPMRNEPTTPSWLADIPPWVPKDTPLPPPPLSPAPTPPTPAPEPHTPSPFSWGTAEYDNVVAAVQEGAAELEGGPYSPLGKDYLKAEGEREEEGRAEAPDSSPQSSKVPEASESHTTADPEQTEPEQREPTPYPDERSFQYADIYEQMMLTGLGPACPTREPALGAAGDWPPRLSTKEEAAGRNTSAEKELSSPVSPKSLQSDTATFSYASLAGPTLPTRQEPEPGLSVESSLTPPAVPPRAPISLSKGPSPPLNDNILSCSPEGRTPSPKESGRGHWDDSTSDSELEKGALEQSEKEAQSPSPPHPIPVGPPTLWPETEAHTSPSSDSHLGPVRPSLDFPASAFGFSSLQPAPPQLPSPAEPRSAPCGSLAFSGDRALALAPGPPTRVRHDEYLEVTKAPSLDSSLPQLPSPSSPGAPLLSNLPRPASPALSEGSSSEATTPVISSVAERFPLGLEAAEKGSGELDPEMEPAAHSLWDLTPLSPAPPPSLDLALAPARSLPGDMDDGTLPCRLECSEAAMKPSPFQGPSGDCAANGTNETSPNPPGPTPAKAEKEEAEACSAWECGAWPEGAERSSRPDTLLSPEQPLCPREGSGGPPSSISPEVEAGPQGCATEPQPHHGELSPSFLDPPLPLSMDDNDLSTEEAQLVGRGGWHRAGGPGNTGGPCPVADETPPTSASDSGSSQSDSDVPPETEECPSITAEAALDSDEDGDFLPVDKAGGVSGTHHPRPGHDPPPIPQPDPHPSPPRPDVCMADPEGLSSESGRVERLREKEKVQGRVGRRPPGRAKPASPARRLDLRGKRSPTPGKGPADRASRAPPRPRSTTSQVTPAEEKDGHSPMSKGLVNGLKAGPMALGSKGGTGSPVYVDLAYIPNHCSGKTADLDFFRRVRASYYVVSGNDPANGEPSRAVLDALLEGKAQWGENLQVTLIPTHDTEVTREWYQQTHEQQQQLNVLVLASSSTVVMQDESFPACKIEF, encoded by the exons ATGAGAGCCTTCCTCCCACACCCCAGG GTTCACCATCTTCTTAGCAGCCCATCAGCTCACAAACTACTGATCTTGAGTGGGCAAAGTTTAGAGCCTGGGGGCGACCTCATCCTACAGAGTGGCACCTACTCCTACCAAAACTTTGCCCAGGTTCTTCACAACCCAGAG ATTGCCCAATTGCTCAGCAATAGAGACCCTGGGATCCAGGCCTTCCTCACCGTGTCCTGCTTAGGAGAGGGTGATTGGAGCCACCTGGGACTATACAGTTCCCAAGAGACCCTGCACCTCCGGCTAAACCCTGAGCCCACACTGCCCATCATGGATGGTGTGGCTGAGTTCTCCGAATACGTCTCTGAGACTGTGGATGTGCCATCCCCCTTTGACCTGCTAGAGCCTCCCACCTCAGGGGGCTTCCTCAAGCTCTCCAAGCCTTGCTGCTACATTTTCCCTGGTGGTCGTGGGGACTCTGCCCTCTTTGCTGTTAATGGTTTCAACATCCTGGTGGATGGTGGCTCTGATCGCAAGTCCTGCTTTTGGAAACTGGTGCGGCACCTGGACCGCATTGACTCTGTGCTACTCACACACATTGGGGCAGACAACCTGCCAGGCATCAATGGACTCCTGCAGCGCAAAGTGGCAGAGTTAGAGGAGGAGCAGTCCCAAGGGTCTAGCAGCTACAGCGACTGGGTGAAGAATCTCATCTCCCCTGAACTTGGAGTTGTTTTTTTCAACGTGCCTGATAAGCTGCGGTTGCCTGATGCCTCCCGGAAAGCCAAGCGCAGCATTGAGGAGGCTTGCCTCACTCTGCAGCACCTAAACCGCCTGGGAATCCAGGCTGAGCCTCTGTACCGTGTGGTCAGCAACACCATTGAGCCACTGACCCTATTCCACAAAATGGGTGTGGGCCGGCTGGACATGTATGTCCTCAACCCTGTCAAGGACAGCAAAGAGATGCAGTTCCTCATGCAAAAGTGGGCAGGCAATAGTAAAGCCAAGACAGGCATTGTGCTGGCCAGCGGGAAGGAGGCTGAGATCTCAGTGCCCTACCTCACCTCTATCACTGCTCTGGTGGTCTGGCTACCAGCCAACCCCACTGAGAAGATTGTACGTGTACTTTTCCCAGGAAATGCTCCCCAGAACAAGATCTTAGAGGGCCTGGAAAAACTTCGGCACCTGGACTTCCTGCGTTACCCTGTGGCCACACAGAAGGACCTGGCTGCTGGGCCTGTGCCCACCAACCTGAAACCCAGCAAAATAAAACAGCGGGCTGACAGCAAGGAGAGCCTCAAAGCCACTACCAAGACAGCTGTGAGCAAGCTAGCCAAACGGGAGGAGGTGGCGGAAGAGGGAGCCAAGGAGGCTCGCTCAGAGCTGGCCAAGGAGTTAGCCAAGACAGAGAAGAAGGCAAAAGAGGCATCTGAGAAGCCCCCAGAGAAGCCTGCCAAGCCTGAGAGGGTGCGGACAGAGTCAAGTGAGGCACTGAAGGCAGAGAAGCGAAAGCTGATCAAAGATAAGGTGGGAAAGAAGCACCTTAAAGAAAAGATATCAAagctggaagagaaaaaagacaaggagaaaaaagagatcaagaaggagagaaaagagttcaagaaggatgaaggaaggaaagaggagaagagggATGCCAAGAGGGAGGACAAGAGGAAAGATACCAAACCTGAGGTCAAGAAGATTTCCAAGCCAGACCTGAAGCCCTTTACCCCTGAGGTACGTAAGACCCTCTACAAAGCCAAGGCCCCTGGAAGAGTCAAGATAGACAAGAGCCGAGCTGCCCGCGGGGAGAAGGAGCTGTCTTCTGAGCCCCGGACACCCCCAGCTCAGAAGGGGACTGTACCACTCCCAACAGTCAGTGGGCACAGGGAGCTGGCCCTGTCCTCACCAGAGGACCTCACACAGGACTTTGAGGAGATGAAACGTGAGGAGAGAAGTTTGCTGGCTGAACAAAGGGACACAGGACTTGTAGAGAAACCACTCCCTCTAGACACTACAGAGGGGGCACCCCCAAGCACAGCTATCCAGGGAATACCACCCTCTGTCCCAGGGCTGGGACAAGAAGAGCACGTGATGAAGGAGAAAGAGGCTGTTCCAGACATCCCTGAGGAACAAGGCAGTAAGGACAGAGGCCCAGACTCTGGGGCtgaaacagaggaagagaaagatacCTGGGAggaaaagaagcagagagaaacagaaaggctCCCAGATAAAACAGAAGCCAGAGAGGAAAGTGAACCTGAGGTAAAGGAGGATGTGATAGAAAAGGCTGAGTTAGAAGAAATGGAGGAGGTGCACCCTtcagatgaggaggaagaggaagagacaaaggCTGAGAGTTTTTACCAAAAACATATGCAGGAAGCCTTGAAAGTAACTCCAAAGGGCAGGGAGGCTCTTGGGGGCAGGgaactgggactacagggcaAGGCCCCTGAGAAAGAGACCTCGTCATTCCTAAGCAGCCTGGCCACACCTGCAGGAGCCACTGAGCATGTCTCTTACATCCAGGATGAGACAATCCCCGGCTACTCAGAGACTGAGCAGACCATCTCAGATGAGGAGATCCATGATGAACCGGAAGAGCGCCCAGCTCCGCCCAGATTCCAAACAAGTACGTATGACCTCCCTGGGCCTGAAGGGCCTGGCCCCTTTGAAGCCAGCCAGCCTGCAGATAGTTCCGTTCCTACCACTTCCAGCAAAGGCTATGGAGCACCAGAGACTGAACTCACCTACCCCCCCAACATGGTGGCTGCTCCTTTGGCTGAAGAGGAACATGTGTCCTCAGCCACCTCAATCACTGAGTGTGACAAACTTTCTTCCTTTGCCACATCAGTGGCTGAGGACCAGTCTGTGGCCTCACTTACAGCTCCCCAGACAGAGGAGACAGGCAAGAGCTCCCTACTGCTTGACACAGTCACAAGCATCCCCTCCTCCCGCACTGAAGCCACTCAGGGCTTGGACTACGTGCCATCAGCTGGTACCATCTCACCCACCTCCTcactggaagaagacaagggcTTCAAATCACCACCCTGTGAGGACTTCTCTGTGACTGGGGagccagagaagaaaggagagatcaCAGGGAGAGGCCTACCTGGAGATAGAGCCatagaagaagaggaggagatggcAAATGTAGAGATGTCTGATAAACTTTGCAGTCAATATGGAACCCCAATGTTTGGTGCCCCTGGGCATGCCCTACATCCAGGGGAACCGGCTCTCGGAGAAGTGGAGGAGCGGTGCCTCAGCCCAGATGACAGTACAGTGAAGATGGCCTCTCCTCCGGCATCTGGCCCACCCAGTGCCACCCACACACCCTTCCATCAGTCCCCAGTGGAAGAAAAGTCTGAGCCCCAAGACTTTCAGGAAGTGGGCTCCTGGGGAGACACTAAGCGCACACCAGGTGTGGGCAAAGAAGATGCTGCAGAGAAGACGGTCAAGCCAGGTCCTGAAGAGGGCACACTAGAGGAGGGGAAGATGCCTCCTCCCAGAAGCCCTCAGGCCCAGGAAGCCCCCATCAGCATTGTCAGGGGACATACAGGCTACAGAATTCAGCTGTTGTCAGAACAGGACAAAGCAATAGTCTTTGAGACTGTGAAGGCAGGAGAACCCACAGGCCCAATTCTGGGAGAAGCCCTTCCTGGAGGTTTGAGGACATCACCCCAAGAACCTGGTGAACCTCAGAAAGATGAGGTGCTCCAATTTCCTGACCGAAGCCTCTCCCCTGAAGATGCAGAGTCCCTCTCTGTCCTCAGCATGGtctctccagacactgccaaccAAGAGCCCACCCCCAGGTCTCCTTGTGGTCTGACAGAGCAGTACCTACACAAAGACCTTTGGCCAGAGGTGTCTCCAGAAGATACCCAGTCACTTTCTGTCTCAGAAGAAAGTCCTAGCAAGGAGACCTCTCTGGATATCTCTTCTAAGCAGCTCTCTCCAGAAAACCTTGGCATTCTCCAGTTTGGAGAACTAAaccttggaaaggaagaaaaggagccaCTGATGCAGGCTGAGGACACCTCTCACCAACTAGCTCCTGTGTCTATTCCAGAGCCCTATGCAGCCACAGTGTCACCTCCCTTACATGGGACCACTGGATATTCTGCACAGGCAGACTTCACAGATGAGAGCCCTGACAGAAAGTTACCTGCCAgctctttctctcactctataCCATCAGGAGATGGGAAGCACTCACCTGGGGTGATCACAAGCCCTGGTGAACACATTCTGACACCTGATAGCTCCCTCACCAAGAGTCCTGAGTCTTTGCCAAGCCCTGCCATGGAGGACATTGCTATGGAGTGGGAAAGTAAAGTTCCAGGGTTGAAAGATAGAACCCCACAGGATAAGGACAAGGAACCTGAGCCAAAGGATGAAGTCCTACAGCAGAAGGACAAAACTCTGGAGCAGAAGGATGTTGTTGTACAGCAGAAGGATACAGCCATTCCTAAGAAAGATGAAGCTCTAGAAGAAAAGAACAAGGCTGTGAAACAGCAGGATGAGGCtttagaacaaaaaggcagagactTAAACCAAAAGGATGTAGTATTAGAACAGAAGGACAAGGCCCTGGAACCAAAAGACAAAGACTTAGAACAAAAAGACAAGGCCCTGGATCAGGACAAGATCCCAGAAGAGAGAGATAAAGCCTTAGAACAAAAGGACACAGCCCTGGGACAGAAGCACAAGGCCTTGGAACCAAAAGACAAAGACttagaacaaaaagacagagaCTCAGAACAAAAGGACACAGCCCTGGAACAGAAGGACAAGGCCTTGGAACCAAAAGACAAAGACTTAGAACATGAGGACAGAGACTCAGAACAAAAGGACACAGCCCTGGAACAAAAGGACAAGGCCCTGGGACCAAAAGAGAAAGACTTAGAACAAAAAGATAAGGTCCTAGGACAGAAGGATATGATCccagaagagaaagacaaaactTTGGAACAAAAAGTCCAAGACTTTGAACATAAAGACAAGGCTCCAGAGGAAGAGGTCCCTGAACTTAAGGGCAAAGCCCTAGAACAGACAGACAAAGCCCCTGAACAGAAAGATAAGGCCCAGGAACAGAAGGATACGGGCTCAGAAAAGGAGGATCAGGCCTTAGAACAAAAATACTGGGCCTTAGGACAAAAGGATGAGGCCCTGGAACAAAACAATAAGGCTGTTGAACAGAAAGATAAGGCTCTGGAAGAGAAGGACAAAACTCAGAGAGAGGAGAGCCTAGCACAGGAGGATAAAACCACTAAACCAGAGGAGAAGATCCTAGAGGAAAAATCCCTAGAAAAGGTCAAGGCTGTGGAACAGAAGGAAGAAGCTCTTCAGGAGAAGACCAAAGCTCTGGGGCTGAAAGAGAGCCCAGTGTTGGAGGTCAAGGCTGGAGAGCAGGAAGAGAAGTACTGGAAAGAGCAGGATGTAGTCCAGGAGTGGCAAGAAATATCTCCAACCAGAGGGAAGCCAGTTGGAGAACAGAAAGAGCCGGCCCCAGCATGGGAGGACACTGCTCCTAAGCAGGAGAACAGGTATTGGAGGGGCAGAGAGGATGTGGCCCTGGAAGAGGACACATACTGGAGGGAGCTAAGTTGTGAGCGGAAGGTCTGGTTCCCTCATGAGCTGGATGGCCAAGGGGCCCGCCCACGGTACAGCGAGGAACGGGAGAGCACTTTCCTCGATGAGGGGCTAGAGGATGAGCAAGAAGTGCCCTCCACAGAGCACACACCCCGGAGCCCGTGGGCCTCAGACTTCAAGGATTTTCAGGAGCCCTCACCACAGAAGGGGCTGGAGGTAGAACGCTGGCTTGCTGAGTCACCAGTTGGGCTGCCACCAGAGGAAGAGGACAAGCTGACCCGCTCTCCTTTTGAGATCATCTCCCCTCCGGCCTCCCCACCTGAGATGGTTGGGCAGAGAGTTCCTTCAGCCCCAGGACAAGAGAGCCCTATCCCAGAGCCTAAGCCCATGCCACCCATGAGGAATGAACCCACCACCCCCTCATGGTTGGCTGACATCCCCCCATGGGTGCCCAAGGACACACCCTtgccccctccacccctctccccagctccaacTCCCCCTACACCTGCCCCAGAGCCCCACACTCCTTCACCCTTCTCCTGGGGCACAGCTGAATATGACAATGTGGTGGCTGCAGTGCAGGAGGGGGCAGCTGAGTTGGAAGGGGGGCCATACTCCCCCCTGGGGAAGGACTACCTCAAGGctgaaggggaaagggaagaagaaggtAGAGCTGAGGCTCCTGACAGCAGCCCCCAAAGCTCAAAGGTCCCAGAGGCCAGCGAGAGCCATACCACCGCAGACCCCGAGCAGACTGAACCAGAGCAGAGGGAGCCCACGCCCTATCCTGATGAGAGAAGCTTTCAATATGCAGACATCTATGAGCAGATGATGCTTACCGGGCTTGGCCCTGCATGCCCCACTAGGGAGCCTGCACTTGGAGCAGCTGGGGATTGGCCCCCACGCCTCTCAACCAAGGAGGAGGCTGCCGGCAGAAACACATCTGCAGAGAAGGAGCTTTCATCTCCTGTCTCCCCCAAGAGCCTCCAGTCTGACACTGCAACCTTTAGCTATGCATCCCTGGCAGGACCCACTCTACCCACCAGGCAGGAGCCTGAGCCAGGGCTGAGTGTGGAGTCCAGCCTCACCCCACCTGCAGTGCCCCCCCGTGCTCCTATCTCCCTGAGCAAAGGCCCAAGCCCCCCTCTTAATGATAACATCTTGAGCTGCAGCCCAGAGGGGAGGACCCCATCCCCCAAGGAATCAGGCCGTGGTCACTGGGATGACAGCACTAGTGACTCAGAGCTGGAGAAGGGGGCTCTGGAACAGTCAGAGAAAGAGGCCCAGTCCCCAAGTCCCCCTCACCCTATCCCTGTGGGACCCCCCACACTGTGGcctgaaactgaggcacataccAGCCCTTCCTCGGACTCACACCTGGGGCCTGTTCGACCCAGCCTGGACTTCCCCGCTTCAGCCTTTGGCTTCTCCTCGTTGCAGCCAGCTCCCCCACAGCTGCCGTCTCCAGCGGAACCTCGCTCAGCACCCTGTGGCTCCCTTGCCTTCTCTGGGGATAGAGCTCTGGCTCTGGCTCCGGGACCTCCGACCAGAGTCCGGCATGATGAGTACCTGGAAGTGACCAAGGCCCCCAGCCTAGACTCCTCACTGCCCCAGCTCCCATCACCTAGCTCTCCTGGGGCCCCTCTTCTCTCCAATCTGCCACGACCTGCCTCACCAGCCCTGTCTGAAGGCTCCTCCTCTGAGGCTACCACACCTGTGATTTCAAGTGTGGCTGAGCGCTTTCCTCTAGGCCTTGAGGCTGCAGAAAAAGGGTCTGGAGAGCTGGACCCAGAAATGGAACCAGCCGCTCACAGCCTCTGGGACCTCACTCCTCTAAGCCCAGCACCCCCCCCTTCACTGGACTTGGCCCTAGCTCCAGCTCGAAGCCTGCCTGGAGACATGGATGATGGCACCCTGCCCTGCCGCCTGGAGTGCTCAGAGGCAGCCATGAAGCCAAGCCCCTTCCAGGGTCCCTCTGGAGACTGTGCAGCCAATGGCACGAATGAAACCAGCCCCAACCCTCCAGGCCCTACCCCAGCTAAGGCTGAAAAAGAAGAGGCTGAGGCCTGTTCTGCCTGGGAATGTGGGGCCTGGCCTGAGGGAGCTGAGAGGAGCTCCCGGCCTGACACACTGCTGTCCCCTGAGCAGCCACTATGTCCCAGAGAGGGCTCTGGTGGCCCGCCCAGCAGTATCTCTCCTGAGGTTGAGGCTGGGCCCCAGGGATGTGCCactgagccccagccccaccatGGGGAGCTCTCCCCATCCTTCCTGGACCCACCTCTGCCCCTATCCATGGACGACAATGACCTTTCAACTGAAGAAGCTCAGCTGGTAGGAAGAGGGGGGTGGCACCGGGCAGGGGGGCCAGGGAACACagggggcccatgccctgtggcTGATGAGACACCCCCCACATCAGCCAGTGACTCAGGCTCCTCACAGTCAGATTCCGATGTCCCGCCAGAAACTGAGGAGTGTCCATCCATCACAGCTGAGGCAGCCCTCGACTCAGATGAAGATGGGGACTTCCTGCCTGTGGACAAAGCTGGGGGGGTCAGTGGAACTCACCATCCCAGGCCTGGCCACGACCCACCCCCTATCCCGCAGCCAGACccccatccatcccctccccgccctgaTGTGTGCATGGCAGACCCTGAGGGACTCAGCTCAGAGTCTGGGAGGGTAGAGAGGCTACGGGAGAAGGAGAAAGTGCAGGGACGAGTAGGGCGCAGGCCCCCAGGCAGGGCCAAGCCCGCATCCCCTGCACGGCGTCTGGATCTTCGGGGAAAACGCTCACCCACCCCCGGTAAAGGGCCTGCAGATCGAGCATCCCGAGCTCCACCCCGACCACGCAGCACTACAAGCCAGGTCACCCCAGCAGAGGAAAAGGATGGACACAGCCCCATGTCCAAAGGCCTGGTCAATGGACTCAAGGCAGGACCCA TGGCCTTGGGTTCCAAGGGCGGCACTGGCTCCCCTGTATATGTGGATCTCGCCTATATCCCGAATCACTGCAGTGGCAAGACTGCTGACCTTGACTTCTTCCGTCGAGTGCGTGCATCCTACTATGTGGTCAGTGGGAATGACCCTGCCAATGGCGAGCCAAGCCGGGCCGTGCTGGATGCCCTGCTGGAGGGCAAGGCCCAGTGGGGGGAGAATCTCCAG gtgactctgatCCCCACTCATGACACAGAGGTGACTCGTGAGTGGTACCAGCAGACTcatgagcagcagcagcaactgaATGTCCTGGTCCTGGCAAGCAGCAGCACCGTGGTCATGCAGGATGAGTCCTTCCCAGCCTGCAAGATTGAGTTCTGA